Proteins encoded by one window of Flavobacteriales bacterium:
- a CDS encoding NAD-dependent epimerase/dehydratase family protein, translating to MSKNILVVGAAGQIGTELVMELRKECGNENVVAGDIRPASDEIMASGPFAPMDITDLMRLEEIIERHEIDTVYQMAALLSGTAEQKPQYAWHLNMTGLLNVLELAREGKIQKVYWPSSIAVFGPTTPKEQTPQVTVCEPSTVYGISKLAGERWCQYYHDRYGVDVRSIRYPGIISWKSKPGGGTTDYAVEIYYDALEKGSYTSFLGEGSRLPMMYMDDAIRATIELMKAPAEDVKIRSSYNLAAITFAPEEIAAAVAKEVPGFEIDYELDFRQAIANSWPSSIDDSPAREHWGWKHEFDLDKMTRTMLENLRIKLSTGN from the coding sequence ATGAGCAAGAATATACTGGTGGTGGGCGCGGCCGGACAAATAGGCACAGAGCTCGTCATGGAGTTGCGAAAAGAGTGCGGTAACGAAAACGTCGTTGCCGGAGATATTCGTCCGGCCTCGGACGAGATCATGGCCTCGGGCCCATTTGCTCCCATGGACATTACCGACCTTATGCGTCTCGAAGAAATCATCGAGCGACACGAGATCGATACCGTTTATCAAATGGCCGCCCTACTCAGCGGAACGGCCGAACAGAAACCTCAATACGCCTGGCACCTCAACATGACGGGCCTGTTGAACGTATTGGAACTCGCTCGTGAAGGGAAGATCCAAAAAGTCTATTGGCCTTCTAGTATCGCCGTATTCGGCCCTACGACCCCCAAGGAGCAGACACCTCAGGTAACGGTATGCGAGCCTTCAACCGTTTATGGAATTTCAAAGCTCGCCGGCGAACGGTGGTGTCAGTATTACCACGATCGCTACGGAGTCGATGTACGAAGCATTCGGTACCCGGGTATCATTTCTTGGAAGTCAAAGCCCGGCGGTGGAACCACGGACTACGCGGTTGAGATCTATTACGATGCCCTGGAAAAGGGCTCGTACACCTCTTTCCTCGGAGAGGGCAGCCGCCTGCCCATGATGTACATGGACGATGCCATACGGGCCACCATAGAACTCATGAAAGCTCCGGCCGAGGACGTTAAGATCCGCTCAAGTTATAATTTGGCAGCCATCACCTTTGCACCCGAAGAGATCGCGGCAGCCGTAGCCAAGGAAGTCCCGGGCTTTGAGATCGATTATGAGCTCGATTTCCGACAGGCTATCGCGAACAGTTGGCCTTCGAGCATCGACGACTCCCCCGCTCGCGAGCATTGGGGGTGGAAGCACGAGTTCGACCTGGACAAGATGACCCGAACCATGCTAGAGAACTTGAGAATAAAGCTGTCCACTGGTAATTAG